Genomic DNA from Turicibacter faecis:
GATGGACAGGGTTTAAGACATTTTTTACCGGAAAATAAGTTGGAGCAGCTGTTGAGGCCCGAATGACATCTTTAACAAGTAAATCACGGCTCTTATCTTTAATAGCCGTTACTTGATTGAAAAATACCGCCTTCCCGCTTTCAATATCATAACTCGGGATTAAACACGGTTTTAATAGCTCCGATAGCCTTAAATCACCTATATATTCGGTAAGGATGTCCTCTAACCGATTCTCTTTATATAACGGATTTAGCAGCCCAAAGTAGTCAAAAAACTTTGTTTTCCAAGAACGTTGAAATAATTTGGCCCCTTCATTTAAATATAAATCTAACGCTTGCTGGGCTGTATATTTGGCCATCTTCCTCTCACCATCACTTGGGCATAAATAGAGCCCTGTTAAAATACTCCCTGTACTTGTTCCCGCGATTAAATCGAAATAATCACTAATTCTTGCTTGAGGATTTCGACTGTACTCCTGCAACAACTTCTCCAATCTTACTAAAATTTTTGCAGGAATGATTCCGCGGATTCCTCCCCCATCAATCGATAAAATACAGATTTTCTTTTTCACGTAAACTCCCCCTTTTCACATCAGATTTAGCCTACTATTAACTATATGCATTAAAACAAAAAAATACAGTTTTCTCCGTCTATATATACAAAATTGCCATTTGCATCTTATTCAGATACCTAAAAACCACGTTTTTCCCGCTTAAATCATAAAAATCAAACCCATAGAAGCCACACCACTATGCGTGTCGTTCCTATGGGTTTGATAAGACTCCCCTCCTAAATAGACGAGATGAATGATCGGGTTCATTTATAAAATATCTGGCAATAACTCAATATAAAAATCGTTGAACTCTTCCGCCAATGAAACCTCCAACAAATCTTGGACTTTTGAATAGAGTGTAACAGATATAAATTCATCCATCGGTAAAATATAAATTGAAATCCACACTTTTCTTCCCGTACGAACTACATCATAGGTTGCTTCTTCTAATCCATAATACGTTAAAATAGGTTCACATTTTTCCTTGATAATCCTCATTGTTTCCTCTTCCGGGGCCATTAAGAAAATATCTCTCATAGCTGTTACAACGGCACGGATAGGTAGGGGTAATACAAAAAATGATAAAAAAATGGCAATCACCTGATCTAAATAGGGAAGCATGCGCTCAAGCCATGGATGATGAATTAACGCTGGCAAGAAAAAAGCAAGGGCCATTCCAAAACTAGCCACCGCATCAATCGTCCACTCCATAATTTCTGTTCTTAAAATTGGCGAATTCGCCAAACGATTCATCCTTCTTAAAATTAACATCACGGCTCCTCCAAGAACCGTCGCAAATAACTCAAAGTAGGCAATCGGTAAAAATTGAACATCTCGTCCGCCGTGAAACATAATCTGAACATTATTTACGATTAATGCAACGGTTACCGAAACAAGAACAAATCCCTTAATCGCAATAAATAATGACTCAACTTGAGAATAACCATACGGCTGTTTTTCACTCACTGGTTTATAAAGAAGCGGAACTAATTTTAATGAAAATAAAATCATAACAAGCTCCGACGTATCATAAACCGAATCCATTAAAACAGCCTGAGACTTTGATAAAATAGCGACTAAGAGCTCAACTAGTACAAATAAAATACCCGCTCCTAAAGAAATCTTTAATGCAACCTGTTCTTTTTTCTCTTCTAGGCGTCTATTCATTTCTTTCACAACTTTCCTTTTCTACAATCTATATTGAATTATACTCGCCTCATCAAGAAAATTTGATTTTTTCTTTTTTCTATTTTAAAACAAAAATAGACAATACGACCTCTAAGTTATCCTCGATTTCTATGGTTATGATTGAACCGCTTAGAGATCTTCAATTTAAAGCTATTTCCGTGAATATGAAAACGCAAAAAAGGCGTCCCTGAGGACACCTTTCATGATATAAATTGGTGCGGGTAACAGGAGTCGAACCTGCACACCGAAGGTACTAGAGCCTAAATCTAGCGCGTCTGCCAATTCCGCCATACCCGCCATTCACTTACATTTTTATTATACCAAATTTGAGGTAAAAATCAACCCTGAAACTGCTATTTTTTCTTTAAATTTTCTTTTAAATAACTTAGGGGAAATAGCCCCTAAGTTATTAACCCCCGATCTAGTTTTTCAATTTGATCTAAAATAGGTTGTAACGCCTTTTCCTGATTGCGATAAAAAACACTTCCGCGAAGGTGTATAAATGTCCATCCGGCTCTTTCAAGAACACGTTGACGTTCCATCTCCTGTTCAATCTTTTCAACGCCATAGAACGTATCGCCATCACACTCGATCGCTAATCTGTAACGTCCACTCTCAATCACAAGGTCCATCTGATATTTTCCAATAGATACTTTAGATTTAACAGCATAACCGTAAGACTCTAACGCCTTTTTCACATCACACTCTAACATCGTCTCGCACTCGCGACTCACTAATTCATACATAGGTTTCGGATGCTGACAATACGCTAATAATTCATATCTTAAATCCTCAGATGACAACTGGCTCAATGTTACCGAATGATACAGTCGCATTTGAGAACGGGCTCGACTTGCCGCAACATTGAATCGTTGCGTATACATTTTCTTATTTAATGCGTTATATCTCATATTGGGTGCGATAACAAGCGATAAAAACATCACGTCACGCTCATCCCCCTGAAATGAATAAGCATCACCACAAATAATTTGACGTTCAACCATTACCTTCTCGCCAATTGCGTCTAACAGTAACCGCTGAATTAACTTAGCCTGTTCCCCTCCTAATAACGAAATAACCCCGATACTCTTACCTTCATAATTCTTATTTTCAACACAAGACTTAATATCTTCAACAATACGGATGGCCTCGTTAAGATTCGTCTTTCGCTCATCACGCGCACCATTCTCAACGTAAATAGACATGACAGGTTGCCCGATCCGCTCTGATAACTCAGGTAACTTTAATGGAATCATCTCATTAAAATAGGCGAGCTTATTTGAAAAACCTATGATTTCAGGAACACAACGAAAATGTTCCTTTAACATCAACTTCCCTTTACTTGAAAAAACTCGACATGCAATATCATAAAGTGATGTTTTCAAATCATATGTATTGCCATTTTCAATATTATATAAATAACGATCCATTAAACTTTTAACTGAGGCATCCGAAATTCCAGGCATCACGGGACTAATCTGTTGATCGTCTCCGACAATAACCACACGCTTCCCACGCATTAATAGCGGTAAGCTCAACACATTACATTGGCTACTTTCATCAATAATTACGACATCAAATAACTCCGGATTCACCTTGAAGTTTTCAATGGCCTCCTTAGCGGGCATGATCCAAACCGGAATTGCACTTTGACACTTTTCCATTTCAAGCCTTGCCTCTCTCCTAAACTTTTGAGCTTGGCGCCCCGTTCCCTTTCCAATACGATTCATGACTTGCATCCATGTTTGCAGAGCACGATCTTCCTCTAGGGTAACCCGATTTAAAAGATTATTCCACGTCATCTTAAAAATTAATTGCTTTATAAGGGATGTTTCCTCTTTTTCAAGCATCCTAAGTTTTGTTTCTAACTCACCGCTTTTCCAATCCTCTAGTGAGTCTAAAAAGGTAACCAATTTAGCATAATCAATCATTTCTTGAAGGGTTCCAGGTAGCGGTTCTTTCACCCCTATTTTCATCGTAATTTCCGTTGCAAAAAGAGGCATTGTCCCTTTTAATACATTCAACAACTCATAAAAGTGTTGGTATTGTTCTTTCATCTGATTCAAAAATTGAATCGTTGCAATTTTCTCCGAAAATAAGGCCAAATCTTTATTAACAAGTGCATCATAAATTTCCTGACCAATCGAGTGAATCTGTTCACCGATTAAAAGTGGCTTATATTTATTTAATAATACTTGATACACATCCTGCCATCCCTTTTGTCTCATTTTATTTTTGGTCAGTTCAATAGAGTAGGAAAGCGCCTTTAAATCAGATAAATTATCATAACCAATATCCTTATAGCCCGAAATAATAGGGCTTAAAAAAGCATTTAATTGCTTAATTTCCGCTAGACATTCCATAATAATCCCAAACTGTTTCATTTTTTGATTATGCGCGAAAAGGACCTGGGTTTCATTCCCCTCGATATAATCACCGCCATTTGGGGCCATATTTTTATTCCATATTTTCGAGAATTTGAGTAATAACTCACTTTTTTGTCGCCAAGCCTCTATCCGGTTTAATTCATCTAAGGTTGAAATTTTATGTCCATTAATGCGCGTATTCTCATAAAAAGCACGAACATCTGAATTA
This window encodes:
- a CDS encoding cation diffusion facilitator family transporter, with the protein product MNRRLEEKKEQVALKISLGAGILFVLVELLVAILSKSQAVLMDSVYDTSELVMILFSLKLVPLLYKPVSEKQPYGYSQVESLFIAIKGFVLVSVTVALIVNNVQIMFHGGRDVQFLPIAYFELFATVLGGAVMLILRRMNRLANSPILRTEIMEWTIDAVASFGMALAFFLPALIHHPWLERMLPYLDQVIAIFLSFFVLPLPIRAVVTAMRDIFLMAPEEETMRIIKEKCEPILTYYGLEEATYDVVRTGRKVWISIYILPMDEFISVTLYSKVQDLLEVSLAEEFNDFYIELLPDIL
- a CDS encoding patatin-like phospholipase family protein — its product is MKKKICILSIDGGGIRGIIPAKILVRLEKLLQEYSRNPQARISDYFDLIAGTSTGSILTGLYLCPSDGERKMAKYTAQQALDLYLNEGAKLFQRSWKTKFFDYFGLLNPLYKENRLEDILTEYIGDLRLSELLKPCLIPSYDIESGKAVFFNQVTAIKDKSRDLLVKDVIRASTAAPTYFPVKNVLNPVHHHSHTFIDGGLVANNPTLCAYIEACKFEGYSDTDDIMILSLGTGARDQTYQYQHSKRWGKVGWIVPLIHIYGSVGSQTVDHQLVQLYQRHHIRSQYVRIEPNLGSFGVSHAMDDVSIKNILALEAVGERMVEEYDEQLKSFVRQLCLNHDLKVSK